The Haladaptatus sp. R4 DNA segment TCACTCCACGAACGACGATACCTTCCGATTGAACTTTTCGGGTTCCTCCCAAAAGGGACAGTGTCCGCTCCGTTCGAACCGTACGAGGGTCGCCTCGGGGAGGTGGTCTTCGAGCCACCCCCCTACGTCCGTCGGGAAAATGTCGTTCCGTTCGCCGTAGAGCAACAAGACCGGCACGTCGATCGTGGGTACCACCGGTCGGAAGTCGGAATACACGACGTCCAGAAAGATATCGATGGCGACGCTCGTCGGTGTCTTGGTCGTCTCTGCGTACATCTCGTCGATCGTGTCCGCCGACGGTGGTTCGTTGAACATCGCCTTTAGGAACGGTTTTGCAACCGACGGACGGTTGTACGTGAGGTTCGTCGTGATATCGACGCCATCGATACCCGAGAACTCACCGGGGGACCCGTGAGGCCAGTCATCATCGTACTGTAGTTTCGGACTCTGATCCACGAATACGGAACGGGATAGCCGGTCGGTTCCGAACTGGTCGAAGTACTCGAACATGACCATCGTCCCCATCGACCATCCCACGAGGGTAACGTCGGTGAGTTCGAGCGTCTCGATCAGTTCCCGGATGTCCCGTGCGTACTGTGCGAGGGTGTGGCCCGCGTCGGTCTTTCCGGAGCGTCCATGTCCTCGGAGGTCGAGTGCCACGACGCGGTGGGAGTCGGCCAAGGCATCGAAGTTCTTCTGCCACCAGTACTCGGCGTTCATCATCCAACCGTGGACGAGTAGAATCGTCTCCCCCTCTCCCTGATCCTCGTAGTAGATCGGCACGCCATCGTGGGTCTCGAAGTATGGCATCGCGGAGTATCACTCGACCGACATGGCCATAAACGGTTCGGGCGGTCGCTTCCAGCGCTATTCTCGTCGGCCGGATGGCGAACGCGTTCACATGCCGAGATGCGACGCGACGGCCGGGAGCGTCCGTTGGACGATCACCGTCCGAGGAGTCGTCCGCAAACGACGATCAACCGATCTCCGCGATCACGTTTCCTCCACCTTGCCGCTACCGTTCGAGGGCCGTCGCTGGAGCGTGGTTTTCGCGTACCGGGTGAGTGGACCGATGATCATCCCTTCCACCGCAAACGTAGGAACGATCATCACGGCGATGACGGTGGACGTGTATGCACCGACGAAGCCAGCGATGCCGACGTTCGCGGCAGTAAGCGCGGTACTTACCGCGCTGAAGACACCCATGAGTATCACGGTCGCGACGGCACCGAAGAGTCCGGCGAGCGCACCGTCGTATAGTCCGTCCGAGACCGTTTCTGCGGTCCATCCCGCGACGAGTCCACCGACGATTCCCCACGGGGCGAGCGCGCCACTGCCACCGAGAATCCCCGCGAGCGTACTGATCACTGCGGTGAGTGACGCTCCGAGGTAGACCGGTTTGCCAACCATTAACACTAATGCACTGCTATCCCGTATATGTCTTTGGCTGGATCGGGGTATCCTCGAACGAGGTTCGCAGTCGAACGGTGTCGCACGATTGGCGAAGGGGAGAAAGTCGGCAAGGAGCGTGAGTAGCGACAACTTTTATCAATATTCGAAAAAGACTACGTGTATGGACGATATTTTCGTCGGTCAGCTAATGACGACGACCCTCCACACCGCATCACCCGACACGCTCGTCGAAGAGGCAGCACAGGAGATGATCGAGAGCGGGATCGGTTCGGTTATCGTCGTCGATGACGAGAACCATCTGCTGGGAATTCTGACGACCACCGACTTCGTTCGAATCGTTGCCGAACGGCAACCCAAGGACGAGACGCCGGTATCCGAGTACATGTCGACCGACGTCATGACTGCGACGGCACAGGACTCGATCCGCGATGTTTCCGATCGTATGATCACGCACGGAATTCACCACATGCCTGTGGTGGATGAAACGGAAGGGGTTATCGGAATGATTTCCACGACGGATCTCACGGCGTATCTGTCCCGCGTTCAGACACCGAGTCCCTCGTAGTCGAACGCGTACCGTCGAGGACGCTCGTACACGACACGGAAGGCATGAGAATAGTTACCGCTGGGAGAAATTATAAACACGGTTATGAGGGTTCGACGTCGGTGTTTCGAGGGAGTTATACGACGAAGAGCCGAATTACCCCGTAAGCCATGACAGACAGCGGATCGGACACGACAGGGGAGTCGTTCGGCGATGACGGCCGGGCGACGACCGAACGAACCGTACTCCGATACCTCGTTACTATCTCGCTGATCGGGATGTTCATTCTGATGGGTGCAGCGACGTACTCCGTCGCGCTTCGAGGATGGATGGCCTGTGGCGGTGGGTTCCCGAAGTGTGCAGGGAGTTACATTCCCCTGCTTCACACCCCCGGATCACTCTCCCAAACGTACACCCATGGACAGATTCTCGCCGAATGGTTCCACCGGGCGACGGCGTTCGTCACCGGAGTGCTGATGCTCGTCGCGACGGGACTCGCGTGGTGGCGCGTCAAGGAATTCACCATCACACGGTGGAGCCTCACCGCCGCCACGGCAGTGCTTCCGCTGGAAGCCTATCTGGGTGTCCTCACGGGTGTCCCGGACCCGTCGCAAACGCTCGTCGCGATTCACCTCGTCGTTTCCCTGTTCGACCTCGTCGCCCTCGTCATCGCGGCGATAATTCTGTGGTGGTCGGCGTACTCCGGCGGCCGACGTGGATCACACGAAGCAAAAGCCTGATCGGGGGAGTTTCGGACGCCAAATTCGGATAATCGGTAATTTCGGCCTTTTTCAGTACCGCTATCGTGCGTTGTGACCAGCGGAGGACGCGAGTCGAGGCGGGACTGTGGAGGAAAGACTACTGCGGGAATTCGTCGGTGGAAACGGTTTCGAGGAAGGGTTCGAACCGAGAATCACCCCAATACCGTACCGTTTCGCTCCGTCGGTCGTATTCGAGCAGTCCGGCATCCGCTAATCTCGGTAGGTGATTGTGAAGCAACCCGATTTTGACCGGTTGGCGCCGGTCGGCCGACGATTCCTCCCGTGGGCTCGTGGAAAGAACGTATTCGACGAGGTCATCGAAGCGGGCACGACCGGTCCGTTCTCGCTTGAGGAAGGCAATGACCGCACGGCGGTGTCGATGCTGTAACAGGCCGATGACCTGAGCTTTTGTGAGGTGATCCGAACTGGTCGATTGATGCGTACTCATGAGCAGTGATTGAGTAGCCCTCTCAAAAAACGGGGGCCCTAAACAGTTAGGAATGACGTGCTACTCCATCGTGTCCGTTTCTTCGAAGAGCATCTGCAACAGTTTTCGCTCGCTCGCTCTGAGATGCTGGTGGAACGTCGGTGCCGATACGCCGAACGAATCTGCGACCGCTTCACCGGTGCTCTCACGCGGCCACTCGAAAAACCCGGCATTGTATGCCGCGGTCAAGGCGGCCTGTTGCCGGTCGGTCAACTGGTCCGTGAGGTGCATCTGGCGTCTACCGAAGGAAGAGAGGGACCGTTTTACCTCCCGTTTCGTCGTCAGCCGAGCATTTGGATAGATCGATTGCACGGCGTCCGTGAGTACACGGACATCAGCATCCGCCGGGGCTTCCGCAACGATCGATCCCCTCCCTTCGATAACCTTCGCGTGTTTGATACGGGCACCCCGTTCGATGAGAACCTGTGGGGAGGTCGATGCGCCAACGAACACGATTTCGAGGAAGCTCTGCTCCTGTTCCTCCCTGATACAGCGGGCCTTTTTCACGATCGATTGCTGACGCGTCATTTCGAGAAACGCGTCGACCGGTGCGTTCTCCAACGAGATATAGTAGAGCAGTTCCCGGTCCGTCGAAGGTACGAGGTCTTCGAGCGTGATCGAACACTGCAAGTCGGCGGATGCAGTGACGAAGAACGCGGTCGTCTCGGTGAGATCGAACGTGAGTTCATAGCGGCTATCCGTGTGGAGTAGCTTCTTACTCTCCGCGGCGTGAATCGCGTGGCCGATGGTCCTACCCAGTTCTTGAAAGACGGCGCGTTCCCGTTCGCTGAATGCGTCGGAACGAGACGCATGGAGAACCAACACACCGTACGTCGTCTCCCGATACACGAGCGGGATACAAAGCACGGAGCGAAATCCGCGGGACAGCGCTTCGTCCCGTAACGAATCGGGGAATCGAGGGTCGGACTGGATCGACGTGATCAGTTGGGGTTCCTGTGTACTGATCGCTTCGGCAGCACCGCCGGTACTCGTTTCGACCGTATCCGTCTCGGTGAGGAGATCAAAATAGTTCGCATCGAGGTTCGCCCCCGTCCGGGGCTCGATGGCGCCACTTGGTAACGAGCGTTCGCCGATGAATGCGCCCTGATAGAGGTCGGACTCGGCGAGTCGTTCACAGACGCTGGTCTCGATTTCCTCCCGCGTCGTCGTTCGAACGAGCGTCTGATTGATCTCACGGATGAGGCGGTTGATCCGATTGAGCGTATCGAGATGATCACGGTGGCGTTCGAGGGCCGCTTCACGTTCCTTCCGTTCGGAGATATCTTCCCCGACCAGGACGAGATATTCGAGTTCACCGTCGGGGGACTGGAGTGGAGCAGCGCTCAACGAAACCCACAGTCGCTCGCCGTCCGCTCGTTCGAGAATCGCTTCGTAATCGTACACCGCGGAGCCGGTTTCGATGACTTCCGCCATGATAGCGTCCCGAGGATCGACCGGCCGGTTCTCGGAATCGTACAGAGTGAAATCGTCCAGTGACGGACGGGACAACAACTGCTCGATGGGTTCACCGAGAATCTCGGCGACCTGTTCGTTCGCCCGAACGAGCCGTCTATCCGGTGTGAAAACGCCGATCGCGATCGGGCTCGTTTCGAGAATTCGTTCGGTGAGATCACGTTCCCGTCGGAGCTCTTCTTTACGCTCCTGTCGGCCGGAGACGTCCCTGAAGATTCCCTGGACGACCGTTTTGTCGGCGAGGTCGGTGACGCCCGTACTGACCTCGACGGGAATGTGGGTTCCATCATCGCGGACGATATGCCGGGTCCGTTCGTGTCCGCTGGTGCCCGTCGCGTCCCCGTTATCGCCGCCGTTCTCTGAGTACTCGTGAAGTCGTGTCGCATACTGCTCCGACTGTTTTTCCGGGTGCAGGTCCGCCAGATGCATCCCGCAGAGTTCGTCCTGTGACTTCCCCATGAGCGTCGCCGCCGCTCGATTCGCGTCTTCGATCGTCCCGGTTTCCGTGTCCGCAATGAAAATCGCGTCCGGGGCCGCTTCGACGAGTCGCTCGTACTTCTCCTTGGTGTTCTCCAGTTCCCGTTCCCGTTGCTTTCGCTCCGAAATATCACGGATGATCGCCGTGAGGAGTCGGCGTCCATCGTGTTCGTGTTCGTAGAACGAGAACGCGAGGGGGAACTCGGAACCGTCCTTCCGGAGTCCGATTCGTTCGACGTACTCGTTATCGGGCGACCCCGAACCGTCGCGCACGTGTCGGTGAAGGGATTCCAAATAGGCATCACGGAACCGTTTTGGAAACAGTCGGGTGACCGACTCACCGACGAGTTCGCCCTCGGTCCATCCGAATAGACGTTCGGCCGCGTGATTCGAGAATACGATGGTACCGCCCGGATCGAACGTAAGGAACCCATCGAGTGAATGTTCGACGAGATCACGAAAGAAAGGGCCATTACGACGGAATCGGGTTGCGGACTCCTCGGGATCGGTATTGGGATCGTGATCGTGATCGGGTTGATGAGTCATGGCGATATGTGATGTCGTAGCAACGTTCGGTGGGGGAAAGAGCGAGAACCGCTATAATAGTTTGGATGATTGTGGAGTCCGAGAAACACCGATTGTGGCACTCAACCGCCGGGCTGATCGCCCTCGGGATCGATTTCGACGACACCGTCACTTGATACAGTTACCACGTATCCCGCATACGGAAACGAGACGTAGCCACCCTCCCGTAGTGATCCGTCCATTCGCGGTGCAAAGAGCGCGTCGAGTGCGTCCGGATCGATCACCTCGTACAACGGTCGAAGGTCGTCTATCGATCGGTCGTCTCGCTCCGCAATCGCGGTGAGAATTCGGGTGCTCAAGAAGCGAGCCGCGTTTTTCTTCGACGATTCCATCCCGGATTCTGTTGTGTCCATCTGGATCCTCCTCTCACAAGAACAGTTACCCTGACATCGCAAGGAATTATTGTGTCTACTGCCCTTGACGAGTCGGTAGACAGGAGCCACTATTAAGAAATTAATTGGATATCCCTGTCCGACAATGTCCAACATTATGCATCGGAATATCGAACGCGATTCCTCGGTCGGTTCGACGGGTTCCTGACCGTTTCAACCGCTCCGAACCGGTTCCTGACTGGTTTCTAATCGACCCGTGAGTGAATGGATGTCTTCCGAAAATAACCGCTCCACTTCCACTCACAGTTTCATCGCCGATAGTCGTACCACCAATATTCACTCCTCGAAGAACGGTTTTACCGCAAAACCCTCACCACTAGCCGAGTGCGGCAGCGTCGCACAAGGCAGCGTCGCATAACTGACTTTGGGAAACGCCCTGGCAAGTGGTGAGAGTGCACCTGTACCATTCGGCGGGGGGATAAAACGCGTTCCGGTAGCACAAAAATCAATTGTAGTAACCCACATACGCAAATAGGTAACACGTGTCAATACGTTCCGAGAAGGTATCGATTTCACCGAGCGTGGTCGGCAATTCAGTTGTATTCCACGCTCCCGAAGGAGAAACCGGAAGTAATCGACGACCGAACAGCCGTCGGAAAGGACACTCAGTCGTCGGTACCGGCCCGATAGATTTCGTCGATAATGCGTTGGACTGCGAGACCCTGGTGAATATTGTTCGCCTCCGGTCGGTCGCCGGATCTAACGGCGTCGATAAACATGCGTAACTCGTCGTGATAGGCGTAGTTCGATGGGGCGACGACGTCCGAGTTCACGAAGTGGTCGGTGCCATTGCTTCGCGCTTCGTACAGTTCGAGATGGTTCCGTCGATCCGGGACCGGTTCGACCTCGGGCAACGTGTCCGTGAGATCGAGGAAGGCACCCGCTTCGGTCCCACGAATGGTGTAGGAGTGTTCGGATTCGGAGTTCGTCGCCCACGCGACTTCGATCGTCGCGGTCGTATCCGTATCGAACTGACAGAACGCGGTCACCGAATCCTCGACGTCGTACATCTTCGCGTCCCCGTCGTCCCCCCACATGTAAATGTACGAATAGTCCTTGTGATGGCCGAAATCCGAGCGGGACGTCGCCATGATATCGGAGAGTTCGGGCCACTCCAGGAAGTACAACAGGAGGTCGAGGAGATGCCCGCCGATGTCCATGAGAGCACCGCCGCCAGCGATGTCCTTCGAGGTGTACCACGTCCCTCGGCCCGGAACGCCGCGCCGCCTGACGAACTTCCCGTGGATGTGAATTATCTCCCCGAAGTATCCCTCCTCGATGTACGATTTCGTGACGTCACAGATGTTTCGAAACCGCTCGTAGAAGCCGACCATACAGATGTTGTCGGTTTCCTCGGCGACCGCGGCGATGTTCTCCGCGGATTCCAAGTCGTGGCTGAGCGGGGTCTCCAGAAAGACGTCGAGTCCGTGTTCCAACGCGGCCGTCGCCGTCGGTTCGTGGAACTTCGTGGGAGTACAAACGATGACGGCATCGAGATCGGCTTCGAGGAGGTCCGAAAGGTTCTCGTAGGTCGTGGCACCGAATCGTTCCCGGAACTCGCGACGAGCGGTCGGATCAGCATCCGCGCCACAGACGGGAGGACAGTCCAATGCGGTCAGTACCTCGGCGTAGTTCGTTCCGTGCGTTTCGAGGCCGAGGATGCCGATCGAGGGCGCATCGTTCTCCATTTGATCGTTTCGTCGTCCCGTATCGATATTATGGTTTTGAGAGGACGACGGAGTGGAACCCGCGACGGAAAAATCACCTATCGGTTCGTGGAGTCCATCCGCGCCCGTAACTGGTCGGATAGATCGGACAGGTGGGCGGTTCCGAAGGTCGCGACGAGCAATCCGCCGATCGTGTTGTAGAACAGGTCCAAGATCGTATCGTCCAGTCCGTACTGGGTGAGGACTTTCCCGACGCCGACGAGGCTCGATACGACGCCGACGTAGAACTCGATGAGTTCCCAGATGACGCCGAACGCCATGACGAACAACAGGAGATAGACGAACATGAACCGGGGTGGCATCACGATGTACTCCGTGTGTTCTTCCAGCGCTCGCGTCACGGCGTACGCGACACCGGCGACGAGCGAGGAGGACAGTGCGTGCGTCATGTGATCCCACCACCACGTCGACTTGTACGGGCTGATGAAACCCAAGGCGGGCACCGATAGCGTCCCGAACGCGTGTAGAAACATGGCGACGGAGATCCAGAGCACGATTCCCCCGTTCATCGTGACACGGTAATTTCGCTCGAAGAACGCGGGGAGGAACGTGACGAGCAAACCGATACCGGAGTTCACGACGATACCGGCGTTCCCCTGCCACAAGCCGATCAGTAGGATTACGACCATCGCCGCCTGGAGGAACCGAACCAACTGAACTTCCCGGCGTTCCGAAACGTGAACGGGCGAGTGAAAACTCACGTGCTACTCCCCCGTGATCGGTCGGCGTTCGCAGCGAGTTGACGCCGAAAGTACAACCAGAACAGCACGCCAGCGACGATACCCGCGATGAGCGTCGCCGTGAAGATGGTCATGAGTTCGGTGTTCGTTTTGATGAACGTCGTCCCGAGGTACGTCGCCGAAGCCGCGGATCCCACCGCCCAGAATCCGGCGGTCGCGAGCGTCACGATGACGGTGAAGAAGACCGCGAACTGTGGCGTCATTCGAACCGTCGTCGTCAATTCGAGCGCGACGACGACGAGCATCGCGAGGGTCGCGACACTGATCCCGGTCACGATTTCGCCGAAGAACTCCGGCCGCGCCGTCGCGACGAACAGCGGCAACGACGCGATGAGCAGCAGTGGCCACGGAACCGTCCGAGTCCACGATCGAAAGACGACGGCGGGCGAGATGGCGACGAACGCCGCAATCGCGGCCATCACCGTTTCGACCAACAGAACGTTCAGGAAGCTCACGATTGCGAGTGCGACGAGAACGATTGCGAGCGCCCATGCGATCATCGCGTTCACTCGTGTGTCCTTGATAAACCACGTTTCCGGAAGTGTTTGACTCATCCCGTATCCCCCATAGAGACCACGAACGCTGGCCGTAGCGACCTGCGGTATCCCCCGTATAGAACGACACGGATCGACTTATCTGTTGGCGGGAATCGTTTCGAGCGGTTACAACACTTGTCTGGGTAACTCCATCTCCGAGTCCCGCAAGACGAAGTACCGGAACGAAAGGATCGCCAGGAAGACGGAGACGACGGACAGGATCAGGAACGCGTTGTAGAGACCTTCGGAGATGATGCCGCGTGTCAGGCCGATCTCCGCCGCGGCAACGCTGATACTGAGACGACCCGGCATCGCCGACGCGAGGAGCGCGACGGTTTCCTGTTCGAGACCGACGAACCACCCACCTGCCACCGAACCGACCACTTTCGATCCGATTCCCAAGACGAGGATTCCGGCGAGCAGAAGCGGGCTCGCGACGAGAAGCTTTCGAGATCGAAATTCAGCCCGACGTAAAAGAAGAATACGGGGGTCACCAGGTCCGAGACCGGCTTCATCGAGTTTTGAATGGAGTGGCCCTCGTGCGTGATCACCGCGACGAGAAGCCCGGCGAAGAACGCGCCGAGAATCGCGTGAATACCGATGAGTTCCATGCAGTACGCCAGCGTGACCATGAGGAAGACGCCCACTTTCACCGGATTTTCGAACATTCCCTCCTGAAGCGTGTTCGAGAGATAGTCTTCGAGCAAGAACGGCAGGCCGATGAAGAACACGAACAGCGCAATCGTCACGAGGATGACGCCGATCACCGGCTTCGGGGCGGTGATCAAGGTGATTCCGTATGCCAGTGCCGCGACGGATAACAAGTCGTTCATCACCGCGACGGAGAGAATCGTCTGCCCGGTATCGCTCTGGAGGAGCGAGAAGTCCTCGACGAGTGGATAGATGAGGCCGAGCGACGTCGTCGAGATGGTGACGCCGGTCAGAAACGACGCGAAGAGGTTGAGTCCGAGCACCCGTGCGAGGGCAAATCCGGAGACGAACGGGAGCAAAAACGTGAACACGGCTAGCTCCGCGATCTGTTGTGGATTCCGTCGGATCGTGTCCGGATCGAGTTCCAAACCGGCGTCGAACATGATCATGAGGAGTCCGAACGCCGCGAGCGCGGTGAAGAATTCGAACCCGGGCATCGATGGATTGACGATGTCGAATATCGAGCCGAACAGTATCCCGGCCAACATCTCGACCGCCAATATCGGAACGTTGTACTCGGTCAGCGATTTGAAAACCAGACTCGTTCCATAGACGAGCGCGAGAACGAGAACGAAATGAAATGATAGTGACATTAGTGTGCAACAACTCGATGGGTAGACTGTCGGGTCATCGGGTTCCCTTCGTCGATACCACGAAGTCTATTCTGACTGAACATAACTAAATCAATCGGAAATCTGTCGGGACTCGTCGTGAGCAACGTGCGCCCCGTGTGCAACCCAGCTGCTCTTGAGGAGGATCGGGGCCCTCGCAGTGTACGAACTGCGGCCTGTCTCCACCGTCGAGATGCGGATCTCATGTCCGAAGTTTAGCGATTCTAGCAACGGTAACTACACATCTCTGGTGAGTATAAAATACTACTGTCACGGTAACTTTCGACCGGTTCCGAAAAATCATCGTTGGGAGAGGTCCCGAATTCGACACTACTGCCGGACGACGGACCGAATTCGGTTCCTTCTACGGGATTTCTTCTACCCGAACGACGCTACCGAGGTATACAATTCGACCCAATTCACAAATTTCACCTGAGCCGTCTATTCTACCTGAGCCACCTATTATTCTCGATACCGCATGATCCCTGTTCGAATCGTGTGCACGGAATCCGCCACGGAAGTCCGCAGCGGTAGAACACGACCCGAAACGAGGTCGGTCGCTATCTCGAACTAGCGAACTAGAGGGGCTCGTCCTGGTAACTGGCCGGGTCCTGTTGGTCGTCGACGGCCTGGGTAAAGAGGCTCTCAGCCATTTCTTCGTCGACTTCGTTAGCAGGTGCGTGAGCCGACACGCCGAGCGTGATGAGTTCTTCGATCGCTTGCTCTCGATTCAGGAAATCACCTTGGTCGACGAGTCGATCGATATCGGAGTCGATACGGTCGGGGAGGGATACTTCGAATGTGACCATACGCCCACTCATAATCGAGGGCAAATGAATTCTCTGGTCTCCGCTCTCTTTGCCTCCGGTTGGCGTGATCCGGGACGCGGTCGATTCGTTTCGACGAGCTAGAACGATGCTCGCGTGCAAAGAAGCGAACATTTAGCATACCCCGCTTACGTACGTAGGTGTATGACCGATTGGGTTCCCGTGTCATGTGCGCAGTCTGTGGGGTTTCGCCGACCACTGCGTACGGGCACATGGTGGTCGAACCGGGAACCCCATCGTCTTCGATACCACCCTTCGGGCTTCGATACCCACACCAATCACGAACGGTGACCGCGTTGGAGGCAGTTACCGAGTCAGTTAGCTAAACCAATGAGACACGTTACAACGATCGATAGCCGACGATGGCTGGCGGTGGGGACGATCATCGCAGCAGTCGCAACTGGCGGAAGTCTCTGGCTGAGTTTCGGCCTCGGACTCGTTCCCTGCGAACTGTGCTGGTACCAACGGATCCTGATGTATCCGCTCGTGGTCATACTCGGTGTCGCGACGATCGAGGGGCGACCGCTCGTCTACCGGACCGCGTTCCCACTCGCGGTCGGCGGCGTTTTGATCGCGGGGTACCACTCGTGGATACAGTACACGGGGGCTCCGACGGCCTGTTCCGTCGGCCAGATCAGTTGCGGCATCGTGCAGTATCGAATCGGCGGGATAACGGTCCCGAACCTCTCGTTGACCGCGTTCGTCTTGATCACCGCGGTACTGTTCGTGATCGCGCGATGGTCGAAATAACCGATAGTCGGATCGTGTAACCGAATGAAAGTAGACGGGGACAGGTTCGGCACTGATTCGGGGTTATGGTCGCCTCGGTTCGAATTTTCGTTCTTCGCCCTCAATCCTGCTCGCCCCAACTCGACGTCTCGTTGACGCGCGTCGCCACTGGCTTCGACGCCGGATCGAGCGTCGTCGCGACCCGGTTCCGAATTCGGGAGACTTCCGCTCCGATCACGCGGTGCCCGAGTATCGAGAACCCGAGGAAGATCGTGAAGAATCCGACGACCGTCCGTGCCGAGATCGCTTCGCCCAGAAGTGCCCATCCGCCGAGCGTGGCCACGATGGGAACGAGGTAGAAAATCAAGTTCCCCCGAATCGCCCCGACCTCGTCCAGCAGGCCGAAGTACGCGATGAACGCGAGCGCGCCCGAGAAGACGCCGACGTAACCGAGCGCAGCGAACGCGGTCGGCGTCCACGCGATTGCGGCCGGTTGTTCACCGGCGGCGAAACTCAATGTATGGCAGAGGAGCGCGGCGACCGGGAGTGCCCATGCGGTGCGAACGGTACTGCCGAGGGAGGAACCCGCTCGCCGAATCAGAACGCTTCCGAGCGCACCACAGACCGCGGCACCGAGGAGGATTCCCTTCCCGATAACGGCACCGTCCAGCACGTGAGCGGGGTCGATGTCGACCACGAGCGCGACGCCGACGAATCCGAGCGCCAACCCACCGGCACCGACGCGGGTGAGGTCCTCGTCCGATAGCAGTACGGCCGCGAGGGCGGGAGTCAGAATCGGGTTGAGACTGTAGATGATCGACCCGACCCCGCTCGACGTGTACTGCTGTCCCAGAAAGATGAACGCGTTCGTCAAGCCGACCGTGAACACGCCAGCGGCGAGGATACCGGCGAAATCCGAGCGCGTACGGGGGAGCCACTCCTCCCGTGAAAACGCGAACAACACGTAGGTCAG contains these protein-coding regions:
- a CDS encoding HalOD1 output domain-containing protein, which encodes MDTTESGMESSKKNAARFLSTRILTAIAERDDRSIDDLRPLYEVIDPDALDALFAPRMDGSLREGGYVSFPYAGYVVTVSSDGVVEIDPEGDQPGG
- a CDS encoding CBS domain-containing protein, with protein sequence MDDIFVGQLMTTTLHTASPDTLVEEAAQEMIESGIGSVIVVDDENHLLGILTTTDFVRIVAERQPKDETPVSEYMSTDVMTATAQDSIRDVSDRMITHGIHHMPVVDETEGVIGMISTTDLTAYLSRVQTPSPS
- a CDS encoding Gfo/Idh/MocA family protein, which produces MENDAPSIGILGLETHGTNYAEVLTALDCPPVCGADADPTARREFRERFGATTYENLSDLLEADLDAVIVCTPTKFHEPTATAALEHGLDVFLETPLSHDLESAENIAAVAEETDNICMVGFYERFRNICDVTKSYIEEGYFGEIIHIHGKFVRRRGVPGRGTWYTSKDIAGGGALMDIGGHLLDLLLYFLEWPELSDIMATSRSDFGHHKDYSYIYMWGDDGDAKMYDVEDSVTAFCQFDTDTTATIEVAWATNSESEHSYTIRGTEAGAFLDLTDTLPEVEPVPDRRNHLELYEARSNGTDHFVNSDVVAPSNYAYHDELRMFIDAVRSGDRPEANNIHQGLAVQRIIDEIYRAGTDD
- a CDS encoding ribbon-helix-helix domain-containing protein, producing MVTFEVSLPDRIDSDIDRLVDQGDFLNREQAIEELITLGVSAHAPANEVDEEMAESLFTQAVDDQQDPASYQDEPL
- a CDS encoding cation:proton antiporter gives rise to the protein MSLSFHFVLVLALVYGTSLVFKSLTEYNVPILAVEMLAGILFGSIFDIVNPSMPGFEFFTALAAFGLLMIMFDAGLELDPDTIRRNPQQIAELAVFTFLLPFVSGFALARVLGLNLFASFLTGVTISTTSLGLIYPLVEDFSLLQSDTGQTILSVAVMNDLLSVAALAYGITLITAPKPVIGVILVTIALFVFFIGLPFLLEDYLSNTLQEGMFENPVKVGVFLMVTLAYCMELIGIHAILGAFFAGLLVAVITHEGHSIQNSMKPVSDLVTPVFFFYVGLNFDLESFSSRARFCSPESSSWESDRKWSVRWQVGGSSVSNRKPSRSSRRRCRVVSVSALPRRRSA
- a CDS encoding PAS domain S-box protein; this translates as MTHQPDHDHDPNTDPEESATRFRRNGPFFRDLVEHSLDGFLTFDPGGTIVFSNHAAERLFGWTEGELVGESVTRLFPKRFRDAYLESLHRHVRDGSGSPDNEYVERIGLRKDGSEFPLAFSFYEHEHDGRRLLTAIIRDISERKQRERELENTKEKYERLVEAAPDAIFIADTETGTIEDANRAAATLMGKSQDELCGMHLADLHPEKQSEQYATRLHEYSENGGDNGDATGTSGHERTRHIVRDDGTHIPVEVSTGVTDLADKTVVQGIFRDVSGRQERKEELRRERDLTERILETSPIAIGVFTPDRRLVRANEQVAEILGEPIEQLLSRPSLDDFTLYDSENRPVDPRDAIMAEVIETGSAVYDYEAILERADGERLWVSLSAAPLQSPDGELEYLVLVGEDISERKEREAALERHRDHLDTLNRINRLIREINQTLVRTTTREEIETSVCERLAESDLYQGAFIGERSLPSGAIEPRTGANLDANYFDLLTETDTVETSTGGAAEAISTQEPQLITSIQSDPRFPDSLRDEALSRGFRSVLCIPLVYRETTYGVLVLHASRSDAFSERERAVFQELGRTIGHAIHAAESKKLLHTDSRYELTFDLTETTAFFVTASADLQCSITLEDLVPSTDRELLYYISLENAPVDAFLEMTRQQSIVKKARCIREEQEQSFLEIVFVGASTSPQVLIERGARIKHAKVIEGRGSIVAEAPADADVRVLTDAVQSIYPNARLTTKREVKRSLSSFGRRQMHLTDQLTDRQQAALTAAYNAGFFEWPRESTGEAVADSFGVSAPTFHQHLRASERKLLQMLFEETDTME
- a CDS encoding alpha/beta fold hydrolase, translated to MPYFETHDGVPIYYEDQGEGETILLVHGWMMNAEYWWQKNFDALADSHRVVALDLRGHGRSGKTDAGHTLAQYARDIRELIETLELTDVTLVGWSMGTMVMFEYFDQFGTDRLSRSVFVDQSPKLQYDDDWPHGSPGEFSGIDGVDITTNLTYNRPSVAKPFLKAMFNEPPSADTIDEMYAETTKTPTSVAIDIFLDVVYSDFRPVVPTIDVPVLLLYGERNDIFPTDVGGWLEDHLPEATLVRFERSGHCPFWEEPEKFNRKVSSFVE
- a CDS encoding DUF5518 domain-containing protein; translated protein: MVGKPVYLGASLTAVISTLAGILGGSGALAPWGIVGGLVAGWTAETVSDGLYDGALAGLFGAVATVILMGVFSAVSTALTAANVGIAGFVGAYTSTVIAVMIVPTFAVEGMIIGPLTRYAKTTLQRRPSNGSGKVEET
- a CDS encoding disulfide bond formation protein B, whose translation is MRHVTTIDSRRWLAVGTIIAAVATGGSLWLSFGLGLVPCELCWYQRILMYPLVVILGVATIEGRPLVYRTAFPLAVGGVLIAGYHSWIQYTGAPTACSVGQISCGIVQYRIGGITVPNLSLTAFVLITAVLFVIARWSK